In a single window of the Streptomyces sp. NBC_00285 genome:
- a CDS encoding Asp23/Gls24 family envelope stress response protein, with protein sequence MTDMTQSPEVETSAQPRKAIKRGGGDPATRGRTTIADGVVEKIAGLAARDVLGVHAMGSGLSRTFSAVRDRVPGGSKSVSRGVKAEVGEVQTALDLEIVVEYGVSIADVARAVRENVVAAVERMTGLEVVEVNIAVSDVKLPDEEDEEPEPRIQ encoded by the coding sequence ATGACCGACATGACGCAGAGCCCCGAGGTGGAGACGTCTGCGCAGCCCCGCAAGGCGATCAAACGCGGCGGCGGCGACCCGGCGACCCGTGGGCGGACCACCATCGCCGACGGCGTCGTGGAGAAGATCGCCGGGCTCGCGGCACGCGATGTCCTCGGCGTGCACGCGATGGGCAGCGGGCTGAGCCGCACCTTCTCGGCCGTACGGGACCGGGTGCCCGGCGGGTCCAAGTCCGTGTCCCGCGGAGTCAAGGCCGAGGTCGGCGAGGTGCAGACCGCGCTCGACCTGGAGATCGTCGTCGAGTACGGCGTCTCCATCGCCGACGTGGCCCGGGCGGTGCGGGAGAACGTGGTCGCGGCGGTGGAGCGGATGACCGGCCTGGAGGTCGTCGAGGTCAACATCGCGGTGAGCGACGTGAAGCTGCCCGACGAGGAGGACGAGGAGCCCGAGCCCCGCATCCAGTAG
- a CDS encoding nucleopolyhedrovirus P10 family protein, translated as MTADQWTRAVRHHLGPGRLLPLGGPREGAWISEEAAHAVLRSAAADLRDVRLGALRTGLADPEDTYEPVVPAPPGALPPGPLRLTAEFGATPAEPLPVTSELLRTALARAAAELLGLELGAVDLRVTALLDVDAEPSPVRRSEPPRPAEAGPGDEALAAAAALAVPGAVRLTGLLGRPVHIGERESGDGSLGRRHVRVELATGADRRALDVARDVRAAVAEVLPDRPTVAVLVTAVEV; from the coding sequence ATGACTGCGGATCAGTGGACGCGGGCGGTACGGCACCACCTCGGGCCGGGGCGGCTGCTGCCCCTGGGAGGGCCGCGCGAGGGGGCCTGGATCTCGGAGGAGGCGGCTCACGCGGTGTTGCGGTCCGCCGCGGCGGACCTGCGGGACGTACGGCTGGGAGCGCTGCGGACCGGCCTCGCCGACCCTGAGGACACGTACGAGCCCGTCGTACCGGCGCCGCCCGGCGCGCTGCCGCCCGGCCCGCTGCGGCTGACCGCGGAGTTCGGGGCGACGCCCGCCGAGCCGCTGCCGGTGACGTCGGAGCTCCTGCGCACGGCGCTCGCGCGGGCGGCGGCCGAGCTGCTGGGGCTGGAGCTCGGCGCGGTGGACCTGCGGGTGACGGCCCTGCTGGACGTGGACGCCGAACCGTCTCCCGTACGACGGTCCGAGCCGCCGCGACCTGCGGAGGCGGGCCCGGGTGATGAGGCCCTCGCTGCCGCGGCCGCGCTGGCAGTCCCCGGTGCGGTCCGGCTGACCGGGCTGCTGGGGCGCCCGGTGCACATCGGGGAGCGGGAGAGCGGGGACGGCTCCCTCGGGCGCCGCCATGTCCGTGTGGAACTGGCGACGGGCGCGGACCGCCGGGCCCTGGACGTGGCCCGGGACGTCCGCGCCGCCGTGGCTGAGGTGCTGCCGGATCGTCCGACGGTGGCGGTGCTGGTGACGGCCGTGGAGGTCTGA
- a CDS encoding enoyl-CoA hydratase/isomerase family protein translates to MATSTQDGQELVPLLDKDGVRLTVEDSLATVTLTNPAKRNAQSPALWRALAEAGRLVPGSVRVVVLRGEGKSFSAGLDRQMFTPEGIEGEPSFIELARSGDAEIDAAIAEFQEGFTWWRRSDVVSIAAVQGYAIGAGFQLALACDLRVVADDVQFAMRETSLGLVPDLTGTHPLVGLVGYARALEICATGRFVTAEEAVSTGLANIAVPLDRLDGAVRDLTAALLSAPRDAVIETKALLRGAQDRTYDEQRGAERAAQTRRLRDLAGVGE, encoded by the coding sequence ATGGCTACGTCCACTCAGGATGGCCAGGAACTCGTTCCCCTGCTCGACAAGGACGGCGTGAGGCTCACCGTCGAGGACTCCCTCGCCACGGTGACGCTGACCAACCCGGCCAAGCGCAACGCGCAGAGCCCCGCTCTGTGGCGAGCGCTCGCCGAGGCGGGTCGGCTCGTGCCGGGCTCCGTCCGTGTGGTGGTGCTGCGCGGTGAAGGCAAGTCCTTCTCCGCGGGGCTCGACCGGCAGATGTTCACGCCGGAGGGGATCGAGGGCGAGCCGTCGTTCATCGAGCTCGCCCGCAGTGGTGACGCCGAGATCGACGCCGCCATCGCGGAGTTCCAGGAAGGCTTCACCTGGTGGCGGCGCAGTGACGTCGTGTCCATCGCCGCAGTACAGGGGTATGCCATCGGGGCGGGCTTCCAGCTCGCCCTCGCCTGTGACCTGCGCGTCGTCGCCGACGACGTGCAGTTCGCCATGCGCGAGACCAGCCTCGGCCTGGTCCCCGACCTCACCGGCACCCACCCCCTGGTGGGCCTCGTCGGTTACGCCCGGGCGCTGGAGATCTGCGCCACCGGGCGCTTCGTCACGGCCGAGGAGGCGGTGAGCACCGGCCTCGCCAACATCGCCGTCCCCCTGGACCGGCTCGACGGCGCCGTACGGGACCTGACGGCCGCGCTCCTGTCCGCCCCCCGCGACGCCGTCATCGAGACCAAGGCGCTGCTGCGGGGCGCCCAGGACCGCACCTACGACGAGCAGCGCGGCGCCGAGCGAGCGGCTCAGACGCGCCGGCTGCGGGACCTGGCCGGCGTCGGCGAGTAG
- a CDS encoding helix-turn-helix domain-containing protein, whose protein sequence is MAETLKKGSRVTGAARDKLAADLKKKYDSGASIRALAEETGRSYGFVHRMLSESGVTLRGRGGATRGKKAASS, encoded by the coding sequence GTGGCCGAGACTCTGAAGAAGGGCAGCCGGGTAACCGGCGCCGCGCGTGACAAGCTCGCGGCAGACCTGAAGAAGAAGTACGACTCCGGTGCGAGCATTCGGGCGCTGGCCGAAGAAACCGGCCGCTCGTATGGCTTCGTGCATCGGATGCTCAGCGAATCGGGCGTCACGCTTCGTGGGCGTGGCGGAGCGACGCGGGGCAAGAAGGCCGCATCGTCCTGA
- a CDS encoding ABC-F family ATP-binding cassette domain-containing protein, producing MISATGIELRAGARVLIESATFRVAKGDRIGLVGRNGAGKTTLTKCLAGQGIPAAGQITRSGEVGYLPQDPRTGDLDVLARDRILSARGLDVLLKKMRDNEQRIANGSGATQEKALRQYERQETEFLTKGGYSAEAEASTIAAALNLPDRVLGQPLHTLSGGQRRRIELARILFSDADTLLLDEPTNHLDADSIIWLRDYLKTYRGGFIVISHDVDLVETVVNKVFYLDANRAQIDVYNMGWKLYQQQREADEKRRKRERQNAEKKAAALHSQADKMRAKATKTVAAQNMAKRADRLLAGLDAVRQQDKVAKLRFPEPAPCGKTPLMAEGLSKSYGSLEIFTDVDLAIDKGSRVVILGLNGAGKTTLLRLLAGTEQPDTGAVVPGHGLKLGYYAQEHETLDPERTVLENMRSAAPDLDLVEVRKTLGSFLFSGDDVDKPAGVLSGGEKTRLALATLVVSSANVLLLDEPTNNLDPASREEILGALRTYKGAVVLVTHDEGAVEALQPERIILLPDGVEDLWGADYADLVALA from the coding sequence GTGATCTCCGCCACCGGTATCGAGCTGCGCGCCGGCGCCCGAGTCCTCATCGAGTCCGCCACCTTCCGGGTCGCCAAGGGCGACCGCATCGGCCTGGTCGGCCGCAACGGCGCGGGGAAGACCACCCTGACCAAGTGCCTCGCAGGCCAGGGCATCCCCGCCGCGGGCCAGATCACCCGGTCCGGCGAGGTCGGTTACCTTCCCCAGGACCCCCGCACCGGCGACCTCGACGTACTCGCCCGGGACCGCATCCTCTCCGCGCGCGGACTCGACGTACTGCTGAAGAAGATGCGCGACAACGAGCAGCGCATCGCCAACGGCAGCGGTGCCACCCAGGAGAAGGCGCTGCGGCAGTACGAGCGCCAGGAGACGGAGTTCCTCACCAAGGGCGGATACTCCGCCGAGGCCGAGGCCTCCACCATCGCCGCCGCGCTGAACCTCCCCGACCGGGTGCTGGGCCAGCCCCTGCACACCCTCTCCGGTGGTCAGCGCCGCCGTATCGAACTGGCCCGGATCCTCTTCTCCGACGCCGACACGCTGCTCCTCGACGAGCCGACCAACCACCTCGACGCCGACTCGATCATCTGGCTGCGCGACTACCTCAAGACGTACCGCGGCGGTTTCATCGTGATCTCCCACGACGTCGACCTGGTCGAGACGGTCGTCAACAAGGTCTTCTACCTGGACGCCAACCGGGCCCAGATCGACGTCTACAACATGGGCTGGAAGCTCTACCAGCAGCAGCGCGAGGCGGACGAGAAGCGCCGCAAGCGCGAGCGGCAGAACGCCGAGAAGAAGGCCGCCGCCCTGCACTCGCAGGCCGACAAGATGCGCGCCAAGGCCACCAAGACCGTCGCCGCGCAGAACATGGCCAAGCGCGCCGACCGGCTGCTCGCGGGCCTCGACGCGGTGCGCCAGCAGGACAAGGTGGCCAAGCTGCGCTTCCCCGAGCCCGCCCCCTGCGGGAAGACCCCGCTGATGGCGGAGGGCCTGTCGAAGTCGTACGGCTCGCTGGAGATCTTCACCGACGTCGACCTGGCGATCGACAAGGGCTCGCGCGTGGTCATCCTGGGTCTCAACGGCGCGGGCAAGACGACCCTGCTGCGCCTGCTCGCCGGGACCGAGCAGCCGGACACGGGCGCCGTCGTCCCCGGCCACGGTCTCAAGCTCGGCTACTACGCCCAGGAGCACGAGACCCTCGACCCCGAGCGCACGGTCCTGGAGAACATGCGGTCGGCGGCCCCCGACCTCGACCTCGTCGAGGTGCGCAAGACGCTCGGCTCGTTCCTGTTCTCCGGCGACGACGTCGACAAGCCGGCCGGTGTCCTCTCCGGCGGCGAGAAGACCCGGCTGGCGCTCGCCACCCTGGTCGTCTCCTCGGCGAACGTCCTGCTCCTCGACGAGCCCACCAACAACCTCGACCCGGCCAGCCGCGAGGAGATCCTCGGCGCGCTGCGCACCTACAAGGGCGCGGTCGTCCTGGTGACCCACGACGAGGGCGCCGTCGAGGCGCTCCAGCCGGAGCGGATCATCCTGCTCCCCGACGGCGTCGAGGACCTGTGGGGTGCCGACTACGCGGATCTGGTCGCCCTGGCCTGA
- the ypfJ gene encoding KPN_02809 family neutral zinc metallopeptidase — MQFDDDARLDTSEVQDVRGSRIPGGRATVGGGVVGLIALVLGLFLGVGPDQLGLTDGSSQPAGTASSLAEVQRSCHTGQDANTRDDCRIVAVVNSVQDYWDQEFERRRATYTASPTVFFSQQVGTACGSATSAVGPFYCPGDRKVYLDLEFFDELRSKFGASGGAFAQAYVVAHEYGHHVQDLTGTLSRSQDGRAGADSNSVKVELQADCYAGVWAHHATTTKDESTGRPLITSLTEADITDGLDAAAAVGDDRIQERFQGRVTPETWTHGSAQQRQQWFREGYRTGDMARCDTFR; from the coding sequence ATGCAGTTCGACGACGATGCCAGGCTGGACACCTCCGAGGTGCAGGACGTGCGGGGCAGCCGCATCCCGGGCGGCCGGGCGACCGTCGGCGGCGGTGTCGTCGGACTGATCGCGCTGGTGCTGGGGCTGTTCCTCGGGGTCGGGCCGGACCAGCTCGGCCTCACCGACGGCAGTTCCCAGCCCGCGGGCACCGCGTCCAGCCTTGCCGAGGTCCAGCGGAGCTGCCACACCGGGCAGGACGCGAACACACGGGACGACTGCCGGATCGTGGCGGTGGTCAACAGCGTGCAGGACTACTGGGACCAGGAGTTCGAGCGCCGCCGCGCCACCTACACGGCCTCCCCCACGGTCTTCTTCAGTCAGCAGGTCGGTACCGCGTGCGGGTCGGCGACCTCGGCGGTGGGGCCCTTCTACTGCCCCGGTGACCGGAAGGTCTATCTGGACCTGGAGTTCTTCGACGAACTGCGGTCGAAGTTCGGGGCGAGCGGAGGAGCCTTCGCCCAGGCCTATGTCGTCGCGCACGAGTACGGCCATCACGTGCAGGACCTGACGGGCACGCTGAGCCGGTCGCAGGACGGACGTGCGGGCGCGGACAGCAACTCGGTGAAGGTGGAGCTGCAGGCGGACTGCTATGCCGGGGTGTGGGCCCATCACGCGACCACGACGAAGGACGAGTCGACCGGGCGGCCGCTGATCACGAGCCTGACCGAGGCCGACATCACCGACGGTCTGGACGCGGCGGCGGCCGTGGGCGACGACCGGATCCAGGAACGGTTCCAGGGGCGGGTGACGCCGGAGACGTGGACGCACGGGTCTGCGCAGCAGCGCCAGCAGTGGTTCCGGGAGGGCTACCGGACCGGGGACATGGCACGGTGCGACACCTTCCGCTGA
- a CDS encoding VOC family protein, whose protein sequence is MAGSSSGRPSIYPTLRYADARAAIRQLTEAFGFTELAVYEGEDGLVAHAELVQGNGAVMLGSKGTSSAYDKVMKDAGPSGVYVVVDDVDAHHRRAVEHGAEILMPPTDQDYGSRDYMARDAEGNVWSFGTYAPDMEA, encoded by the coding sequence ATGGCAGGTTCGAGCAGCGGGCGGCCCAGCATCTACCCGACACTGCGGTACGCGGACGCCCGGGCGGCGATCAGGCAGCTCACGGAAGCCTTCGGGTTCACCGAACTCGCGGTGTACGAGGGCGAGGACGGCCTGGTGGCACACGCCGAGCTGGTGCAGGGCAACGGGGCTGTGATGCTCGGTTCGAAGGGGACCAGCAGCGCCTACGACAAGGTGATGAAGGACGCGGGTCCGTCCGGGGTGTACGTCGTCGTGGACGACGTCGACGCACATCATCGCCGTGCCGTGGAGCACGGCGCGGAGATTCTGATGCCCCCGACGGATCAAGACTACGGCTCCCGGGACTACATGGCCCGGGACGCCGAGGGCAATGTGTGGAGCTTCGGGACGTACGCCCCCGACATGGAGGCCTGA
- a CDS encoding alpha/beta hydrolase, protein MRSVKATAAAVTAALAAGAAGIVAGRIAGDAGLKAPPGRPLPGEPRLTVHATAAGRIALTRDLAALRPGTYGLLGDASHATVGPVLAEEHHSADTVVRRLERVTHGTLKPGDKVWLTPNAYVGDPKSALGIDHTDIDVPGELGSLPAWFVPGVRDTWVIAVHGLGSTREHALNILEFLHRHRFPVLVPAYRGDEGAPRPPDGLNHFGETEWRDLDAAMRYAVSHGARQLVLHGWSTGATMALRAAARSGLRDRVKGLVLDSPVLSWERTLRALAAARHTPGVLLPLAVRAAQGRAGLPSDDSGLYTSRGGPYTDRTTDTDTDTDRTDVGPGHARRTPPTLVFHGPDDTVAPWDLSRRLAATHADRITLHTVRQAPHAAMWNADPGAYEEALRRFLTPLM, encoded by the coding sequence GTGCGCAGTGTCAAAGCGACGGCCGCCGCCGTCACCGCAGCCCTGGCAGCCGGCGCGGCCGGAATCGTCGCCGGGAGGATCGCCGGCGACGCCGGACTGAAGGCGCCACCGGGCCGGCCGCTGCCCGGCGAACCCCGGCTCACCGTGCACGCCACGGCCGCCGGCCGCATCGCCCTCACCCGCGACCTCGCCGCCCTGCGCCCCGGCACCTACGGCCTCCTGGGCGACGCCTCGCACGCGACCGTCGGCCCCGTCCTCGCGGAGGAGCACCACTCCGCCGACACGGTCGTCCGGCGCCTGGAGCGCGTCACCCACGGCACCCTGAAACCCGGCGACAAGGTCTGGCTCACCCCGAACGCATACGTCGGCGACCCGAAGTCCGCCCTCGGCATCGACCACACCGACATCGACGTCCCCGGTGAACTCGGCTCGCTGCCTGCCTGGTTCGTCCCCGGCGTACGGGACACCTGGGTCATCGCCGTCCACGGCCTCGGCTCGACCCGCGAACACGCCCTGAACATCCTGGAGTTCCTGCACCGCCACCGCTTCCCGGTACTCGTCCCCGCCTACCGCGGCGACGAAGGCGCCCCCCGCCCGCCCGACGGCCTGAACCACTTCGGCGAGACCGAGTGGCGCGACCTGGACGCGGCGATGCGCTACGCCGTCAGCCACGGCGCCCGCCAACTCGTGCTGCACGGCTGGTCCACCGGCGCCACGATGGCCCTGCGGGCCGCCGCCCGCTCCGGCCTGCGCGACCGCGTCAAGGGGCTCGTCCTGGACTCCCCGGTCCTCAGCTGGGAGCGGACCCTGCGTGCCCTCGCCGCCGCCCGCCACACCCCCGGCGTCCTCCTCCCGCTCGCGGTACGCGCGGCACAGGGTCGCGCCGGCCTGCCCAGCGACGACTCGGGTCTGTACACGAGCCGCGGCGGCCCGTACACCGACCGCACGACCGACACCGACACCGACACCGACCGGACCGACGTCGGCCCGGGCCACGCCAGGCGCACGCCCCCGACACTGGTCTTCCACGGCCCGGACGACACGGTCGCCCCCTGGGACCTGTCCCGCCGTCTCGCCGCCACCCACGCCGACCGGATCACCCTCCACACGGTCCGTCAGGCCCCGCACGCGGCGATGTGGAATGCCGACCCCGGCGCCTATGAGGAGGCACTTCGCCGCTTCCTCACGCCCTTGATGTGA
- a CDS encoding class II aldolase/adducin family protein, whose protein sequence is MAEEQQDPRDVRGVGAGAQDAFESWGRGVHAEEADAWEELVATARRTVSDGLVVGTSGNVSVRVGDTVLVTPSGVPYDRLTPDDVTGVDLDGTQVLGSLVPTSELPMHLAVYRSTDAGAVVHTHAVHATAVSTLVPELPAIHYMAGALGGPVRVAPYATYGTDELAENMLHALADRSACLLQNHGTIAYGTTLAQAYDRTAQLEWMCHLWLTARSLPDLTPNLLTEQQVAEAGERLRGYGQRG, encoded by the coding sequence ATGGCTGAGGAGCAGCAGGATCCGCGGGACGTACGAGGCGTCGGAGCCGGCGCACAGGACGCGTTCGAGTCGTGGGGGAGAGGTGTGCACGCCGAGGAGGCCGACGCCTGGGAGGAACTGGTCGCCACGGCCCGCCGCACCGTCTCCGACGGACTGGTCGTCGGCACTTCCGGCAACGTCTCGGTGCGCGTCGGGGACACGGTCCTGGTCACGCCGTCGGGTGTGCCCTACGACCGCCTCACGCCGGACGACGTGACGGGCGTCGACCTCGACGGCACCCAGGTCCTCGGCAGCCTGGTCCCCACGAGCGAACTCCCCATGCATCTCGCCGTCTACCGCAGCACCGACGCCGGCGCGGTCGTCCACACCCACGCCGTGCACGCCACGGCCGTCTCCACCCTGGTCCCCGAACTCCCGGCGATCCACTACATGGCCGGCGCGCTCGGCGGGCCCGTCCGTGTCGCCCCGTACGCCACCTACGGCACCGACGAGTTGGCCGAGAACATGCTCCACGCCCTCGCCGACCGCTCCGCCTGCCTCCTCCAGAACCACGGCACGATCGCCTACGGCACCACCCTCGCCCAGGCCTACGACCGCACGGCCCAACTGGAGTGGATGTGCCACCTGTGGCTGACGGCCCGCTCCCTCCCGGACCTGACCCCCAACCTCCTGACGGAGCAACAGGTGGCGGAGGCCGGGGAACGGTTGCGGGGGTACGGGCAGCGGGGGTGA